GGAAATAATGCGGTTGTGGTGGGTATACTATTTATAGACAAAATCTCATGGTGTAGCATTAAGTCCACATGAGTTCACCAATTAAGAAAGATCGGGTAATAAATATACGTCTTTTTATGACCGAATGACACATTTAGTGTAATTTTAAACACAAATAGTAACACTTATATAGTAATGGGGGGTTTAGTAAAGTTTGAGGTGATTTATTGTGGATACCAAATACATAATCGGAGCTATTGTCATAATAGTAGTAATAATAGGTGTTGCCCTCTATGCCGGAGGTGCCTTTACCAAACCCGAAGGTAAAATAACAATCGTTGGTTCAACTTCAGTGCAGCCAGTTGCAGAGAAGCTAGCCGAAGCTTACCATAATGCAAATCCAGATGTGAACATAACCGTTCAAGGTGGAGGTTCATCTGTAGGACTTAAGAGTGTACAGGATGGTACAGCACAAATCGGTACATACTCTTCAAAACTGTCCTCAGAAAAAGCACCTGGTATAGAACAATACGTGATTGCAAACGACGGTATATGTATCATAGTAAACAAAGATAGTAACGTCACTGATTTAACAGCAGACCAGGTAAAAGAAATATTCGCTGGTAATGATAGTAGTTACACTGTAGTAACCAGAGAAGAAGGATCCGGTACCAGAGACGCATTTATAGACCTGATAATGGGTGGTAAAAACGGTACAAACATAACCAAATCCGCCATTGTACAGAGTTCAACCGACGCTGTTAAACAGGCTGTAGCAGGTAACCCTAACGCAATTGGTTTCATGTCATTAGCCGATGTGGACGACAGTGTTAAAGTTGTAAAAATCGATGGTGTAGAACCATCAGAAGCAACAGTTAAAGATGGATCCTACAAAATCCAGAGACCATTCCTGTTCCTGACTAAAGGCGCAGCTACTGGTGTAACCCTGGAATTCATTAACTGGTGTTTAAGTGCCGAAGGACAGAAAATCGTTCAAGAAGAAGGAGCAGTACCAGTATAACTGAATTCATCTATAAACAAATGAGTGGGTTAACCCCCCACTTTACCCTATTTTTTTAAAGTGAATTTTAATTTAGGTGAATTTTAAATGAAAAAGATTGGTGTGGCTCTTTACAACAATTTTCAAGGTTCACAAGAATCCTTTTTTAATTTCTTACATAAATTAAACGTAGATTACGTGGAAATAGGTAAAGAATGGATCCCGGAGCGTGACAATATCGGGCAGACCAGGGATCTTCTAGATATATATGATTTAAAAGCCAGTCTTCATATCTCTCCCCAGTACAACCTTGCTGAATTTGATGAAAAGAAATGGAAAAGAAACATCCTGGGGGTTTTGGGAGACCTGGGAATTTCCTATGATCTGCAAGTTGAAAACGCGGTCTTGCATTGCGGATGGGTAAACAGGGATGATATAACTCCTACAGCAATGGATGAAGGATTTGAAAGGTTTGCTGAGGCATACCATTTAATTAACGATTATGCAAAGGATTTCTGTTTGAATATTGGTCTGGAAAACCAGTGTACTAACGGATATAAATATTATCTATTCCAGGACACCGATAACGTGAACAAACTGGAGGAACTCGTTGGTAAAGATATCTCTTATATTTTAGATGTGGGACATTTGGGGCGGTTAGGATTACCTTTAAACCAGATGATGGAAAGAATTGAAGATAAACTCATAGGAATACATCTACACGACTACGATGATTTCGGAAGGGATCATCTACCTGTAGGTATGGGTAATTTAAAAGTAAATGAATTATTCACTATGATAAAGGGAAAAGACCTGTTTATTACCATAGAAAACAGGTCAGTCAACCATATTAAATATACTCTTTTACATTCTCCATTAACTGTTTTATGCCATCCAGCCTACAAAGCATAAGATGAATTAAAAAAATTAATTAGTACGACCGACATTAGAATAATTACCATTTATCAAAATTTTCTACTTGAGAGGTGCAAGCGATGGCAAGGAATTGGGAAGAATTTCTAGTGGAGAAAGTGCTGCTTTTGGCGGCGATATCATCTATCATTATAATACTCCTTATAATCGGATTCGTTATTCAACAGGGCCTTCCAGCAATGGAACAGGTAGGTCCTTTAAACTTCATATTTGGAATGGACTGGAGTCCATCCTATGATATTTACGGCGTTTTCCCCATGATCGTGGGATCACTGGGTATGATGGCACTGGCACTGCTATTCGCCGTTCCATTATCCATTTTTGGTGCCATATTCCTGGCAGAAGTTGCACCAAAAACCATGAGAAGGATTTTAAAGCCAACCATACAAACACTGGCCGGTATACCCTCTGTTATTTACGGTTTTTTCGGTTTAATAGTATTGGTTCCCTTCATGAGGATACACTTTGGAGGCAGCGGTTTCAGTATGTTAACCGCCTCCATCATCCTGACGGTGATGGTGTTACCCACCATCCTGAGTATATCTGAAGATGCCCTCAGGTCCATTCCCCTGGAATATAAAGAGGCATCTCTTGCACTGGGAGCCACCCACTGGCAGACCATCAAGAACGTGATATTCCCGGCAGCACTACCCGGCATAGTAACCGGGATAATCTTAGGGATGGGTAGAGCCATAGGCGAAACCATGGCCGTGATCATGGTAGCCGGTAACACACCCATAATCCCCGGTTCCATACTGGAACCTGCCAGGGCCCTTACCTCTAACATAGCCCTGGAGATGGGTTACGCCCTTGGGCTTCACTATAACGCACTATTCGCTACCGGTATAGTGCTGCTCATGATGATCATAGTTCTACTGGTGATCACCAACTACATCAACTACAAACGTAAAGTTACCGTGGGAGGAGGTTACTTATGATATCCATGCCCAGAATCATTTCCCCCCACCATGCCCAGAAAATCATGAACGTAGTTCTCTGGGGAGTGGGCCTTCTAGCCATCGTGATACTCATCATCATAATAGGCTACATCCTTTGGAACGGCCTTCCCCAGTTCTCTCTGGAATTCATCTTTGGTAACCCGGTTGGCTCCGGAGAATCTGGAGGAATCTGGCCTATGATTGTATCCACCTTTTATGTGACCTTCATTGCACTCATAGTAGCCACACCACTGGGAGTACTGGCTGCCATCTGGCTGGCAGAGTATGCTGGAGAGAGTACCTTAGTAAAGGCCATACGGTTCGCCGCCGAAACACTGGCATCCATACCATCCATTGTATTCGGTTTATTTGGACTGACCTTCTTCGTGGTATTCTTACAGATGGGATTTTCAGTCCTTTCAGGAGGTCTGACCTTAGCTCTGATGGCCATCCCCACTATACTGCGAACTGCTGAAGTCTCCATTGAAGCTGTGCCACAATCCTATAAGGAAGGTAGTCTGGCACTGGGAGCTTCTAAGTGGCAGACCATTTATCGAGTAGTTATACCCGCCGCAATACCCGGAATCACCACCGGTATCATTTTGGGTATGGCCAGGGCTATTGAGGAAACAGCTGCTATATTATATACGGTAGGTGCTGCTCTGGCTATTCCTATGTCCATATGGGATCCGGCAAGGCCCCTCCCGTTGCACCTTTATATTCTGGCCACGGAAGGTGTATCACTACCGAATGCTTATGGTACAGCGGCTGTTCTGGTCCTTATAATTTTAATAATAACCATATCCACGAACTATCTAGTGGAAAAATACACTAAAAAGATGATGGGTAGATAGAAATGGAAAATATAATAATTGAAGTTAAAGAATTAAACACATATTTTGATGAATCACACATTTTAAAGGACATATACCTTGACATACCAAGAAATGCCGTAACTTCATTGATTGGGCCGTCGGGATGTGGGAAATCAACCTTTTTGCGAACGTTGAACCGGATGAACGATGTTATTCCAACATTTAAAAAGGAAGGAACCATCCTTTTAGACGGTAAAGAGATTTACGACCCTGATGTAGATGTGGTCGACCTCCGTAAAAGGGTGGGCATGGTCTTCCAGAAGCCAAACCCCTTCCCTAAATCAATCTTTGAAAATGTAGCCTATGGACTGCGAGTTCACGGTAACAACGATAAGAAGGACCTGGAGCGAAGGGTGGAAGCCAGTCTTAAAGAAGCAGCCCTATGGGATGAGGTTAAGGACAAACTTGATGATTCTGCCATGGGACTTTCTGGTGGGCAGCAGCAGAGACTGTGCATAGCCCGGACCATAGCTGTCGAACCAGAAGTAATCCTGATGGACGAACCCTGCTCCGCACTTGATCCCATATCCACCACTAAGATTGAGGATTTGATCCATAAACTCAAAAATGAGTTCACTATAATCATCGTAACCCACAATATGCAGCAGGCTACCCGTGTTTCCAAATATACGGCCTTCTTTTTACATGGAGAAATTGTTGAAAAGGGACTTACCGACAAGATCTTTATTGAACCAGAAGATAAACGAACAGAGGATTACATCACTGGTAGGTTTGGATGAGTTTAATGGTCACATCCCTTTAACTCGGGGGTAATATGTACAACGTGGTATTAGAAAACAAATTAGAATCATTAACCAAGGACGTCCTGATTTACAGTAACCAAACCACCGACCGGATCGATAGAGCAGTAGATAGTTACATAAATGATGATGTGGAACTCGCCAGGAAGATAATCAAATCAACCGATGAGATAAACAAGGATAGTTATAATATAGAAGATGGTTGCCTGAAGGTTCTGGGGCTTCACCAGCCAGTTGCTAAAGATCTCCGTATGGGGGCAGCCATACTTAGAATATCCATAGAGCTGGAGAGGATAAACGACTTATCTGCCTATATTTCAAGGTACACCATAGATTCTGAAGAGAGAAATTTAAAAATCCATAAACCCCCACACCTGATGTTCATGTCCCAGACTGTACAGAACATGCTCAAAGATGGAGTAGGATCCCTGATAAATCAAGACCTACATCTACTGAAACGTTCCACAAAAAATTACAACAATTTACAGGACTTCTACAACCAGATGTTTTCCGAATACAATGAACTTACCCATGGAGGCTCACAGACCTATTTAATCCTTGTTGGGAGAAACTTGCTCAGTATGGGGCATCACGTCATGGGAATGGCTGATAGAATAGCTTACTCTATTGTCGGGAAACGTGTGATGCATACTAAACTTTTCCATAACCTTTTAATGAGGTGAATTTAATATTATGTGGTTTCCTTCCTGTGAACCGGAAATGGTGATAAGAGGCAATTTAAAAAAAACTCACATACCTGATCTAGGTTACATAAGGTTTATAGATAAAGGCAACGAATCCATCCTGTTTATAAGTGAAGAAAAAATAGTGGGAGCATGGTACCTGGACATAGATACACTGGAAGAATATTATGAAACTAAAGCAATGAAATTGATGATGATCAGACCCGAGTCCAAGGTAGAAATTTATAAGATGAATGATAAACTTTTTAATACCATCCTGGAACTGAATGAGGAATGTAAATTATCGTTACCTGTGGAATTAGACTTCATAATTGATAAATATGATGCAAATAATCCGGTTGACCGGGACAAGTTGTTACTCAAATATGGAATACGAGATCCGTCTGAAAATGACTTAGACACTTTAATAAAGGAATATACAAAATAGGAGAAATGGAAGATGGCAAAAAAATCCCCGAGAATATTTTTCAGGAAAAGATTGAAGGAATTAAGAGATTACATGGAAGAAATGGGCAAATATACCCTGGAAGCATATAAAGACTCCATAGATGTCCTGTTTAATTATGATGAAGAGAAGATAGCCACTATCATGGATATCAATGAGAAAGTGGACCGGATGAACTACCTGCTGGAACAGAAAACCATGAGCATAATCGCATCCGAACAACCAGTTGCCAGGGATTTAAGATTCATAGAAGCATCAATAAAGGTAGGAAGTCATTTTAAAAGAATGACTGGACTGGCATCCAACATCGCAGAAGTATCCAAACAGATAAAGGATGAAAAAATCCCGGAAACACCAAAGAAAGATATCGAACATATGGCCGACCTGGTGGGCAGCATGGTCAGCAAGAGTATCACTTCCTTTTTAAACCAGGACGTGGAAACTGTTCGGGAGCTGCACCATGATGATGATGAAGTGGACGACCTGTTCGATACCACCCTCCGGGACATTACAGAAAGCATGTTCGATGAGAAAGATGCCATTTACTACATGGTCTACCTGCTCTTCGTGGCCCGTTTCCTGGAGAGGATCGCCGATCGGTCGGAGAGTATAGGCAACCGGACCGTGTTCATGATCACCTGTGAACAGCCTATATAAATTCTCTAGAAAATTTTTTATTTTTCTTTTATTTCCTCTCTTTTTTTTTGAATTTCAAATCCTTAAAATTATCAAACATCAAACCCTTTTTTATCAATTACAAATTTCAAAAGTTTTTCTAAATCAAAGTACATATATGATAACTGGTAATAAATCATGGCGGAAGATAAATTAACCAAGTACAGGGAAAAACGTGACTTCAACGTTACCCCGGAACCCCACACCAGCAAAAAAACATCCGAAAAACCCAGGTTCGTGGTGCAGAAGCATAAATCCCGGAATCTACACTACGATTTCCGCCTGGAGGTAGATGGTGTTTTAAAATCCTGGGCCGTGCCCAAGGGACCGTCGGTTGATTACACCCAGAAACGACTGGCCATACCCACTGAGGACCATCCCGTTGACTATATAGATTTCGAAGGCATCATCCCCGAGGGAAACTACGGTGCAGGGACGGTTATAGTATGGGATACCGGCACCTATCGCAACTTAAAGGAGAAAGATGGTCAGAAAGTTCCCATGGAGAAGACCATTGAAGATGGTCATGTGGAGTTCTATCTGGAAGGAGAGAAAATCAAGGGTGCCTATGCACTGATCCACACCGGGCGAGAGGGGAGAAAGTTCTGGTTGTTTTTTAAAATGAAAGAATTGAATAGAAATACCAGGGATATCTTAACTGAACGGCCGGAGTCTGTTCTAAGTGGGAAGACCATTGAAGAATTAGAAAAAGGATAATTTATTTTACATTAGGATACTTACGTACTAACCACGACCACTAAGGCTTCAAAACAGCACTGGCGTGCCTGTCAGCCCAGCACTGGATACAAACCCCCACTGGTAGGCCTGCTGTATGTGTATCTGCGTATTCTATTTTAACATCCAGGGCAGTGGTCTTACCACCTAAACCCATGGGCCCAATGCCTGTATCGTTAATTAGTTTTAGTATCTCTTTCTCCAGTTCAGCGATTCTCTCTTCGTTGTGGAGTACACCAACTTCCCGAAGCAATGCTTTCTTTGCAAGCTTCATGGCCATATCAGATGATCCACCAATTCCTACACCTACCACGGTTGGTGGACAGGGTTTTCCACCTGCTTTTATCACGGTATCCACCACGAACTTTTTGATCCCTTCCACCCCATCACCCGGGAGTCCCATCATTAGGGCGTTGTTATTTTCCGAGCCAAAACCCTTGGGAAAAACCGTGAACTCTATGTATTCCCCTTCAACCAGTTCCACGTCAATCTGGGGGATAAGTTTACCCAGGTTGTTACCGGTGTTCACCCGGGTCAGGGGGTCGACTACGTTGGGTCTCAGGGGAATTTCCTTAGTGGCCTTTTCTACACCCTTTCTTACGCCTTGGTAGAGGTTTTCCACTTCCACCTTTCCGAGTTTCACAAATACGATGGGGAGGCCGGTGTCCTGGCACATGGGGATTTCCAGTTCCTCCGCGGCTTGGATGTTCTCGAGAATTGCCTCTAAATTTGTCCGAGCAATATCCTGTTCTTCCCTTTTATAGGCTTCTTCCAGGGCTTTTCGAACATCTGAAGGTAGTTCTATTACAGCTTGCTTGAAAAGGTTGCAGATAACGCCTTCTACTTGTTTTTGGGTGATCATAATTCGTCTTGTATTAAATTAGCTTTAACTACATATTAACTTATTTAATTAATAAAAATTTGTTGTTATAGCCCTTTTAGTAATACTAAATATATAGAAAATATTATATACTAAGAGAACATATCTACCCGTGTAAGCGTGGTTAAACGGTAGTAATACTATTATTACCGAATTTGAAGGTTTTTTATTAACTTAGCCATTGACTCCGAAGTAGGAATCCAAAACCACGCATTGGATTCCTACAACTATTGTGCATATGTTAGGGCATCTAAATCATTTCTTCGCTCAAATGTATCAAAAGATGCCCTACAGAATACATATAATGAAAATTTCCCATCCCATACCTGGACCACATCGAATCAGTGAAGCGTCGTATGAGGCATCACCAATTAGTAAGGGGGCATCAACAAAAAAGACTCTAACTAAAACCACTCTTGATGCCCCCTTACATTATTGATTTCTGGATTTTCTAAATATGTAAAAATATTGTTTTTCTGTTTTCTAAATAGCTATTTCTTATTAATCTTCAGCATTTCATCACTACCCCTGCGGAACTGGTAGTCTACCTTTTCCATGTTAAAATCTGCTTTATCGCCTAATTCATCCATTAAACTGGGCAGAAATGATGATTCAGATTCACCATGGAGCTTTAAAATAGGATAAATTCTAACCTCAGAAGAAGTAATCCTCAACATCTCCAGTATAGAATCCCGGTGAAAATCATAACCCAGCCGATCCTCATATATAAAAAGCAGATGGGAAGATAAAACCAGGTCGAAACTGTTATCACCAAAGGGCAATTCTGGGAGAGCAGCTTTAATGTACCTTTCATCTTTATACTGTGCATAGCTATCTAGAAACTCTTCATAAACCGAAATGCGCTGCTGGACCATGTCCTCCGGGTCCTGGAAAAAACTCCAGTCCACCTTATGGGTTAAACCAGCATGCATCTTCATAAGAGTATGGAAATCATTTACACACTGTTCTTTAGTTTCCTCCACACTTTTACCATATAAAATATCCACAGCCGTGCTATCATAGCCCTTCTTAAGCAGGTGGGGAGTGAATGAACTTGCACCTGCTGCACAGTCTAAAATACGGATATCCCTCAACTCTTCTTCCTTTAAAGAGAACATCTTCACATATTCCTGGTAACTGCGGCCCAGGAACCATATCTTCCCATTTTTACCCTTATGCATTTATATCCATCCCTAAATTCTTTCAAACAACTGCAATCTTCAGAGGGATATGCCTCACATCTGTTTATTGGGTTATTAAATTATCTCCCATATAATAATATATCTTAAGTAAAACTTATTACTGATCAATTTAGCTTGAATTAATGATATTAGACAACCTTTAGAAAAAAATGACGGTGATTGGGCCTGCCGATTTAGATTATTACTTTGATTGGATTTAAGCCCATAAAGTAATAATAAAAAGGAAAAAGAAAAGTATTATATATGAATGAAGGCCATCCAGCTATTAAAAGAAACATTCAGGCTCCCTAAATAAATTTACTAAAAGGACATTCCATAAAAATAATGAAATTTAGAGGTATTAGAAAATGTTAAATACAAAAAAATTCGCTATCCTTGCCATAACACTACTTATAGTAGCCGTAATCTTACTTTCTAATCCTGTATCTGCAGCAGGATTGGCAGACAGTGCTCAACCTAAATTCCATCACGACCAGAACAACACCGGCCAATCAGTTTACAATGGACCCCAGAACAACGAAACCAAATGGAACTACACCACCAATAATATGATCGGTTATTCTTCCCCATCCATCGATAAAAACGGCACGGTATATGTGGGTAGTGGAGATGGCTATTTATACGCCTTCACCTCTGCTGGAAAACTGAAATGGAGATATAAAACTGGCGACGCTGTTCAATCATCCCCCACCATCGATAGTAACGGTAACATATACTTTGGAAGCTGTGATAACTGGTTATATGTAATTACCTCTGCTGGCAAACTGAAATGGAGATATAAAACCGGCAGCGCCGTTGAATCATCCCCCACCATCGATAGTAACGGTAACATATACTTTGGAAGCTGTGATGGTAAAGTCTACGCACTCAACTCCACCGGTAAGATCAAATGGAAATATCAAACCGGTAATTTCATAATATCCTCACCTGCTTTGGGCAGTGACGGCACCATATATGTTGGAAGTGAGGATCAATACTTCTATGCCATTAGTTCAGCAGGAAAACTAAAATGGAGATATAAAACAGGTAAAGCTATATATTCAGATCCAGTTATTCATAATGGTACGATTTATACCGGAAGTGGTGACGGTTATCTTTATGCGCTCACCTCCGCTGGTAAACTGAAATGGAAATATAAAACCGGTAAAGAAATATATTCTCTGGCTGCTGGTAAAAATGGCATCATATACGTCGGAAACAAAGACGGTAAACTGTATGCAATTAACTCCAGCGGAAAACTTCAGTGGACCTACACCACCGGCAACACAATACGTTCTTCCCCCACCATAGGCAGTAATGGCACCATATACTTCGGAAGCTATGATGGCAAATTGTACGCTCTCAACTCCAGCGGGAAGCTGATATGGCAATATCAAACCGGTAGCGGCATAGAAGGATCCCCGGCCATCACCAGTGACGGTACCTTATACTTTGGAAGCCATAACAGTAAGGTTTACGCCATACAGGATGTGTACGTGTATGCCACGCCCAAAGCAGGCAGTTACAATAAAAGTCAAAAGATTACTCTGACCACCAACAGAACAGGCATCATCTACTACACCCTTAACGGTACCACCCCAACCACCAACAGCGCCCAATATACTAAAGCTATCAGCATCACCAACTCTACAACGGTGAAATGCTTTGCAGTAGATACAGCAGGGTATAAATCACAGATATACACCCAGAAATACACCATTGAAACTGTACCACCCACCGTGGTTAGCGTTGACCCCACCAATAACAAGGTAATCAATGTAGCCAATAAAGCATTGGTAATCACTTTCAGTGAGAACATCAAAGCAGGAAGTGCGTTTACTAGTATCAAAGTCACCAACCCCGACGGAGTAGCAGTAAAACCATTATACAAAGTAATAAACGGTAAAACACTAACCCTAACCCGTAACGGCTACTACATTAATGGATTAACCTACACCATCACCTTACCCACGGGCAGCATCACCGACACAGCAGGCAACAACATCAACACCTACACCAGCAAATTCAAAATGGACTTCGTAAAACCCACCGTATCCAGTGTTAACCCCACCAATAACAAGGTAATCAATGTAGCCAATAAAGCATTGGTAATCACTTTCAGTGAGAAAATCAAAGCAGGGAGCGCATTTAGTAATATAAAAGTCACCAACCCCGACGGAGTAAAAGTAAACCCATTATACAAAGTAATAAACGGTAAAACACTAACCCTAACCCGTAACGGCTACTACATAAACGGATTAACCTACACCATCACCCTACCCACCGGCAGCATCACCGACACAGCCGGCAACACACTAAAAACAGCGTTTACCAGCAAATTCAAAATCGACACCACCAAACCCAAAATAACCAGCACCAACCCAGCCAACAAAGCAGTCAACATACCACGCAACAAAGTAATCAAAGTAATCTTCAACGAAAACATCAAAGCAAGCAGCAAATACTGGATCGAACTAAAAACAAGCAATGGAACCTCAGTAACCATCAAAAAATCCATAAACGGCAAAGTCTTAACCATAACACCAACAGCACAGTTAAAAGCCAACACCAAATACTACCTTATACTACACACCGGATCAGTAACCGACACCTCAGGCAACCCACTAGCAGCAAAAACCATAAACTTCACCACCAGAAGAACATAAAAGGGAAATTTTCCCCTATTTTTTTCTTTTTTTAGGGAGACTTCTATTGATTAATTAGAGATAAATAATTCATTCTGAAATAATTTTCTCTATTTCACCTATTATTCTCTCCACGGCTTTTAAACCATCTTTAACTTCTTTTGGGAAGATTTCAGCAAACTCCTGGGTCCCGTTCAATGTCGAAATTAGCCATACTCTTTCACTTTCCTGTGCCAGTTGAATT
This window of the Methanobacteriaceae archaeon genome carries:
- a CDS encoding phosphate ABC transporter substrate-binding protein, with protein sequence MDTKYIIGAIVIIVVIIGVALYAGGAFTKPEGKITIVGSTSVQPVAEKLAEAYHNANPDVNITVQGGGSSVGLKSVQDGTAQIGTYSSKLSSEKAPGIEQYVIANDGICIIVNKDSNVTDLTADQVKEIFAGNDSSYTVVTREEGSGTRDAFIDLIMGGKNGTNITKSAIVQSSTDAVKQAVAGNPNAIGFMSLADVDDSVKVVKIDGVEPSEATVKDGSYKIQRPFLFLTKGAATGVTLEFINWCLSAEGQKIVQEEGAVPV
- a CDS encoding sugar phosphate isomerase/epimerase produces the protein MKKIGVALYNNFQGSQESFFNFLHKLNVDYVEIGKEWIPERDNIGQTRDLLDIYDLKASLHISPQYNLAEFDEKKWKRNILGVLGDLGISYDLQVENAVLHCGWVNRDDITPTAMDEGFERFAEAYHLINDYAKDFCLNIGLENQCTNGYKYYLFQDTDNVNKLEELVGKDISYILDVGHLGRLGLPLNQMMERIEDKLIGIHLHDYDDFGRDHLPVGMGNLKVNELFTMIKGKDLFITIENRSVNHIKYTLLHSPLTVLCHPAYKA
- the pstC gene encoding phosphate ABC transporter permease subunit PstC, with protein sequence MARNWEEFLVEKVLLLAAISSIIIILLIIGFVIQQGLPAMEQVGPLNFIFGMDWSPSYDIYGVFPMIVGSLGMMALALLFAVPLSIFGAIFLAEVAPKTMRRILKPTIQTLAGIPSVIYGFFGLIVLVPFMRIHFGGSGFSMLTASIILTVMVLPTILSISEDALRSIPLEYKEASLALGATHWQTIKNVIFPAALPGIVTGIILGMGRAIGETMAVIMVAGNTPIIPGSILEPARALTSNIALEMGYALGLHYNALFATGIVLLMMIIVLLVITNYINYKRKVTVGGGYL
- the pstA gene encoding phosphate ABC transporter permease PstA, whose protein sequence is MPRIISPHHAQKIMNVVLWGVGLLAIVILIIIIGYILWNGLPQFSLEFIFGNPVGSGESGGIWPMIVSTFYVTFIALIVATPLGVLAAIWLAEYAGESTLVKAIRFAAETLASIPSIVFGLFGLTFFVVFLQMGFSVLSGGLTLALMAIPTILRTAEVSIEAVPQSYKEGSLALGASKWQTIYRVVIPAAIPGITTGIILGMARAIEETAAILYTVGAALAIPMSIWDPARPLPLHLYILATEGVSLPNAYGTAAVLVLIILIITISTNYLVEKYTKKMMGR
- a CDS encoding phosphate ABC transporter ATP-binding protein, whose amino-acid sequence is MENIIIEVKELNTYFDESHILKDIYLDIPRNAVTSLIGPSGCGKSTFLRTLNRMNDVIPTFKKEGTILLDGKEIYDPDVDVVDLRKRVGMVFQKPNPFPKSIFENVAYGLRVHGNNDKKDLERRVEASLKEAALWDEVKDKLDDSAMGLSGGQQQRLCIARTIAVEPEVILMDEPCSALDPISTTKIEDLIHKLKNEFTIIIVTHNMQQATRVSKYTAFFLHGEIVEKGLTDKIFIEPEDKRTEDYITGRFG
- a CDS encoding phosphate uptake regulator PhoU codes for the protein MYNVVLENKLESLTKDVLIYSNQTTDRIDRAVDSYINDDVELARKIIKSTDEINKDSYNIEDGCLKVLGLHQPVAKDLRMGAAILRISIELERINDLSAYISRYTIDSEERNLKIHKPPHLMFMSQTVQNMLKDGVGSLINQDLHLLKRSTKNYNNLQDFYNQMFSEYNELTHGGSQTYLILVGRNLLSMGHHVMGMADRIAYSIVGKRVMHTKLFHNLLMR
- a CDS encoding DUF2226 domain-containing protein; amino-acid sequence: MWFPSCEPEMVIRGNLKKTHIPDLGYIRFIDKGNESILFISEEKIVGAWYLDIDTLEEYYETKAMKLMMIRPESKVEIYKMNDKLFNTILELNEECKLSLPVELDFIIDKYDANNPVDRDKLLLKYGIRDPSENDLDTLIKEYTK
- the phoU gene encoding phosphate signaling complex protein PhoU is translated as MAKKSPRIFFRKRLKELRDYMEEMGKYTLEAYKDSIDVLFNYDEEKIATIMDINEKVDRMNYLLEQKTMSIIASEQPVARDLRFIEASIKVGSHFKRMTGLASNIAEVSKQIKDEKIPETPKKDIEHMADLVGSMVSKSITSFLNQDVETVRELHHDDDEVDDLFDTTLRDITESMFDEKDAIYYMVYLLFVARFLERIADRSESIGNRTVFMITCEQPI
- a CDS encoding DNA ligase, whose protein sequence is MAEDKLTKYREKRDFNVTPEPHTSKKTSEKPRFVVQKHKSRNLHYDFRLEVDGVLKSWAVPKGPSVDYTQKRLAIPTEDHPVDYIDFEGIIPEGNYGAGTVIVWDTGTYRNLKEKDGQKVPMEKTIEDGHVEFYLEGEKIKGAYALIHTGREGRKFWLFFKMKELNRNTRDILTERPESVLSGKTIEELEKG
- a CDS encoding fumarate hydratase: MITQKQVEGVICNLFKQAVIELPSDVRKALEEAYKREEQDIARTNLEAILENIQAAEELEIPMCQDTGLPIVFVKLGKVEVENLYQGVRKGVEKATKEIPLRPNVVDPLTRVNTGNNLGKLIPQIDVELVEGEYIEFTVFPKGFGSENNNALMMGLPGDGVEGIKKFVVDTVIKAGGKPCPPTVVGVGIGGSSDMAMKLAKKALLREVGVLHNEERIAELEKEILKLINDTGIGPMGLGGKTTALDVKIEYADTHTAGLPVGVCIQCWADRHASAVLKP
- a CDS encoding methyltransferase domain-containing protein, whose product is MHKGKNGKIWFLGRSYQEYVKMFSLKEEELRDIRILDCAAGASSFTPHLLKKGYDSTAVDILYGKSVEETKEQCVNDFHTLMKMHAGLTHKVDWSFFQDPEDMVQQRISVYEEFLDSYAQYKDERYIKAALPELPFGDNSFDLVLSSHLLFIYEDRLGYDFHRDSILEMLRITSSEVRIYPILKLHGESESSFLPSLMDELGDKADFNMEKVDYQFRRGSDEMLKINKK